In Besnoitia besnoiti strain Bb-Ger1 chromosome I, whole genome shotgun sequence, the genomic window CTCATTCTCGTACGTCAGCATCGATTGATCGGTGTAGAGTTCAGCCAGCTTCTCTCTGGAGCACGTTTTGGAGTGGACAAAAGGCACAACGAGTAATTGATTGACACATGGAAGTCGTCGGCCCTCGGATTTAAGCCGCGCACAAAACTCGGAGGGAGCTAACTccgccgaagaagcggatCTCAAACATGTAGCAGCCATAAGCTTGCAGTCCACGACACAAACGACCAGAATACACATCCGGAACCAGCATGCCCAACGAGCAGCCCTGCCGGACGTTGATTGTATAGTAAAGGGTGAAAAAACGTTAAAGCGGAAGCCCCTCTTAACAGTTCTCCGCCCCCCAGTGGAGCAAGAGAACACTCTGAGCAAGTGCCGGTAGCTGTGCTGCCCCTTCTCAGCTGGAGCGCCATGTgagccgcgaggacgccACTCTCTCATGGAACTCGAAGTGAGACTCATCCCAGATAAGTGAGGTGTTGACGCTCCCCCGTTATCCTTCGGTTGCCGGCTAGACCTACGTAACCGCCGCAATGGTCTTCTTTAGGATTCCAACATCTGTTCTAAGGCTTCCACGAATTAATACGTCTTTCGTCACCCACATCACGTGGAACTTGTGGAGAGATGAGTCACCACAGATTTCACAGAATACTCACAGAAGATATGCCACTCTTGACATGTCTTTGCGTGACCACCGGCGCACCCCCGCTCGGGCTATGAAGGGAACGTGGTCGCAGGGCGCCTTCACGACCTTCCGGGCATCGTATTGAGCCCCATTTCACAAAAAAATAAGCAGCACCGCTTTCTAGGGAATCTCAGCCGCGCTCCGCCTTCCATCGCGCCCCTATCTGCACTCGGGAGGGACAGTAAGAGCAGTGGGCGAACGTGGCATGGTGTGCCGTTCGTGCGGTCTGGGAACAGCATGGACCGTTGCAACTTACCGCTGAGTCCCGAACGTAGCATAGTAATGCTGAACAAATTGCTTGCCGATGGCGTCGAACTGGGGGTTAAGCTGCATCATGGTGAACCCAGATTTTGCAAAGATGCGCGGAAACGCGGAACAGACGTTGGAGGGAGAACGAACGCGCACAAGGAAAGAATCATACAACCGATACTACGGTTGGGCAGCGCGGGGGAGCTTGTCTGTGGGAACAAAGAACCGAAAACGCCACCACAAAAtggcgagaagcagaagtGAAGCTATGACCGCGCCTGAACACACACGCCCCTTCCACTTTCGATCCTCTCTCCGAATCTGTTccaccgccgcccccgccccccctccccgacTTTGGGAGAAGGGTCAGTGCGTGTGTCGAGTGAACCCGCCAATTTCTCTAGCCGTCTCCCGACCGATTGATACATGCGCGCCTGAATCCCTCCTCATGTGTCTCTCCCGTCGTCCTTTGTCTCCGAAACTGCTTTTTTCTGTGGTGCTTTGCCTTGCCGTTGAAGACAGGCTTCATGCCTGTATTTGATGCTGTGTAGTCGAGTCTGTGAACCCCGCCTGCGAGCGTTGCATCCGAGTACCTTCGATGCGGAAGTTACACGGGGGCATCACTTACAAACTGTATAGATGATGTCCTTATTTCCGTGCTTCATGTAAGGCACCTCTCATTTATGGGCTTCGCTGTCCTTCTGAGTCGTTGTAtgctctccgctgcctccatCAAACCAGCATCTAAAGCTCGCGATGGGCAGTGAAGTGCCACGGCATGCGTTGCCGCGAGTGTGCTGTCGCCAATTTTGGATCGCTGCCTCCAAACGTGTTATGTCGCCGCGTTGCGggggagaagggagagactTCATAATCCACAACTCATCAGAAGAGGCCTAAATCAGGGTTCGGGAGTCAACGCCCTTTCAGCATCCACCGTTGCGGGATCCTATGCCCTTTGCGGCGCCACAGCAGTCTCTCCATTCTCCGATAGCTGTTGTTGCCCAGGCTGCAAGCCTGCCGGAGTAGCATGCCACGCCCATTTCTGCCTCGTCACTTTCTTCCGACGAAGCCGTTTTACGGAATTGTCCACGCCTAAAAGCGACGAtggcagcgacgccagcgggTCCGCTTCTTGAACCcatcgcggaggcgggcaaAAGCCTTTCCAAGTCTGGAGCACGCACCTCTGCATCGTGTCATAGTGACGAAACAAGCCTTCCGCTCCGGCTTGTGGACGAGCTTTTTCATCGGCATGTGGCTACGATTCATCACAAGGGACCACATGGGTCGCCGGTGTTCCCTTCTGACGGCTGGTGCGTTTTTTGACCCCGCATCCCTCGGGGGGGACTCCTCTCACATCTGCCGGAGCTTGATGAGTGCTCCGTTGTAGGGATGCTGGTAAAGGATGTGGCATTACGCCGAGCGCGTATCATTCGTTTCCGCGGGGGCGGGCACACCCTGGACCCCAGCGCGTTCATGCAGTCGATACAGAGCAAGACACAGAAAGTCTCCTCGTGCGTGTTGGCTGGTCTCCGTCAGAGGGCCCTGCATGGCTCTGCACATGCTGACTGCGTGTTTTTGACGTTTGAATCACAGAGGACACACGTGCACGCGCAGCGGGGAGCCTTCTGTGATGAGCACAGCTGGCAGGTGGGAACAGACAACGATTTATTTTTGTGCTACCCTGTCGTTTCATATTTGGCGCATTCGTGTCTTCAGGGGTGACGCAGACGCTCTTCACGAAGCCTTCATTGAAAAAGGGCAACGTATCGTAGACCTCAGCGCTCTGGACCAAATCTCAGTAAGGAcacacgccggcgcgctgctgggTCTGGGTACCAGACACCTTGTCGCACCTTCTTTTTCATAGACACTGCAGACGCAGTGGAACTATTCATCAGCCCTCCTCCGATTTCTTCGTTCTCCTGTACTTACTGTTTGCCTGTTTTTCACTGATCACCCAGGAACACGAACTTCTGGGGCTCCACGGACAAGTGTGTCGATACCGCGGACTCGTCCAACAGGTACGGAACGGATGGTGATGAACACAGTCAGAGTGTCGCGCCTCTGTTATAGTGTCCTATTGGTCGCTGGGGAGCGTTGCACCTACCCAAGCACTCAGCGACAGATCAAATGGGCTGGGACGGAAATGGCGCTCAGCCGGGTGCATCATGCGTGCTCTGGTGCTTCTTACTGTTCATCGGCTCTCTCCTTGCCTTTTTTCTCCCAGCCGCTGAACACAGAGTTCTACGCAGGCGCTGTGGCTTGCCCGCTCTCGTGTAAGGAGCCGTCCGACCATATCGTATGGCACACCAGCAAATACAGGTCAGGCTCGATTCTGCGCTCCCAATTCAGGCCGCGTTGCCTTTGCTGCGTGGCGTGTCTCGTCAttgctgcgcacgccgcaTGAAGCCGACTCATACACCTGTCCAGATACCGGTGTGGAAGCTATGTTCGCTCATTTGACCGCGCATAGACCACGCAGTTGATTTTCAAACCTCGCCATTCCCTCCTTCCTTCGCGCCGACTTTTGGGGTTTCTTGCGTGCGCATTCGCTGCATTGCCTTCTCTGCAGGGACAACCTGCAGTGCTGTTCAGCTCTCAACGCGGACGAAGCCAGGCCGGACGGCAGTTTTCCTCCGGCTGCCGAACCCTGTCGCTTCGCACCCCTGACGAAGCACACCGCGACCGGCAGCCTCGCAGCAAGCCAAACGCAGGACTGCAACGTGCCCGTGCAGATTTGGAGTCGGTGGCCTTACCGATGCGTTCTCATCCCGGGTGAAACCGCTTGGAGCAAACTGACGGCTCAACGCAGAGCAGATTCGCAGCAGCCCAACGTCGCATGCGCTACCGGCGCTGAAAAGGGAGCACACCGGAGCCAACGCTCCTCGCTGGTCGACAATTGCACCATGCTGGTATACGGGCCGTCAGGCGGCTGTGGCAGCGACAGGGAGGAATCGCACGAAAAGGAAGAAACGTCAGCGCGGACGCCTTGGGAGCCCGGACTACTACTCAACGATGTCATCGACGTTATCGGCGTTCTTTCACTTGTTCCCACCTCTGCCGACGTGTCAGGAAAGGCAGAGACCGTGCCAGGTGTGCCAGTGTCGACTGACAACGGCGCTCCCCGTGGAGAATCTTCTGGAGAATCGCAGGGATGTTGCACAGTTGGAggcccgccgctgctcgcggagCAGCCGACACCCTCCGGCGGCATCAGCATTCGTCTGCATGTGTTCAGCTGGAAACGAGTCTGCTTTTTCAATCCGCTGGTGGACCTGCCTCTTTCTGTCCCCCCGTGCCCGTGGAAGGCAGGGAGTTCCTCAAAAGAGGAGAGCATGCAGAACGGTTCTCTAGGTTATTCGGAGCCGTCGCTGATGCAGACGTCGGAAGATGTTTTGTCGACCAGAGACGGCCTTGTCCGCTTCTTGGCACGGTACGTCTTACGCATGATGTTGGGGACACACATACAGTACGTGTGAGAAGGCTGCACCACTGGAGGATTCGCGGAGTTGACTTCGGCTGTGTATTCCTGCTTCCCCTCTTGGCGTGATATCATTGCTTGGGCACCAGGGGTATACCAAGTACGTGACACAGGAGCTGAAGGGTCTGATTTCGTGTCTCCGCATGGCGCTAAACGTACACGTAGCAATGTATGGCCTGAGCGTCAAGTAGCGATTCCTCACGTGGCTCATTGGAGACCACCAGTAGTCTGCTAATTAGGCTGGCTCGCCTTGTATGAGCTGTCACCGTGCGTATTGAACGTGACTATCATGACCACGAGGAGTGTTGCTGGGATTTGACGTTTACCGCTTGCAAACAGTAACAGCCACATTTTTTGCGGGAGAGGCGTCTAGTGCATTTATGCTCTTGAACTCGGTTTTGGATTTTGCTGTTGTACTCCCTGCGCCCTGCGTGTGTATTTCTTTTCAGCGGCGTAGGTGGCGACTTGCTGGCAGCAGAGTATCTTTTGCTAGCCCTCTGCTGCCGGCAGGCTGGGCCTGtcggagaagaagccgctGCTCCTTTCTCGCGCTTACGGCTGAACCTCGTTTTCGATTCCTCTGATCGAAAGCCAGAACGAAAGGGGCATCTCCCGCTTATGAAGTCGGAatgcggcggagagagtTGCGGGCGCTTTCCCGAGGAAACTGCGGAGCGACTCTGTCATGTGCATCGTGAATGCGActgtgtcttctctgcggagAGCGAAACAGTGATGACAATCCTAGAGAATCTGGTCCCGTGCGTTGTCGGGGTGTCAGCACGTCCCAGCGCTTTGGCCAGGAGTGCTATGGCGCCCAAACTCGTGCTCAAAGACGATTCAGCGGATGATCTGGGACGACTCTGTAAGTCATGTTCAGCGGCCACGATCTAGTTCAACCGTGTTGCTCTGCGCCTTTTGCTACGTCTTGGGTAGGCACGTAGA contains:
- a CDS encoding hypothetical protein (encoded by transcript BESB_008390), whose product is MGRRCSLLTAGAFFDPASLGGDSSHICRSLMSAPLGDADALHEAFIEKGQRIVDLSALDQISEHELLGLHGQVCRYRGLVQQPLNTEFYAGAVACPLSCKEPSDHIVWHTSKYRDNLQCCSALNADEARPDGSFPPAAEPCRFAPLTKHTATGSLAASQTQDCNVPVQIWSRWPYRCVLIPGETAWSKLTAQRRADSQQPNVACATGAEKGAHRSQRSSLVDNCTMLVYGPSGGCGSDREESHEKEETSARTPWEPGLLLNDVIDVIGVLSLVPTSADVSGKAETVPGVPVSTDNGAPRGESSGESQGCCTVGGPPLLAEQPTPSGGISIRLHVFSWKRVCFFNPLVDLPLSNGSLGYSEPSLMQTSEDVLSTRDGLVRFLARGVGGDLLAAEYLLLALCCRQAGPVGEEAAAPFSRLRLNLVFDSSDRKPERKGHLPLMKSECGGESCGRFPEETAERLCHVHRECDCVFSAESETVMTILENLVPCVVGVSARPSALARSAMAPKLVLKDDSADDLGRLSRGALQLARGTVVVIDEPEVVSKKTLEDACRRIVTSESGQAEDRKMQELSAKREDVSAPLAGTLDASTSHLEDNQSKEKSNQSAEDTTKKQQEKRVEELKRQAAESLRALETLLADGQVSYDFIFSKHQVVTDTINICTTSTSSVSVFAPFLLQVPVESSTTNIPRASLEAVRDQETDCARAECTRNSTNVNEVCRRRMLVGAASRRGRGVEIPDETRQVMIEDWVRIRQEERSVKSDEFPVWLVLADAMAASFGEGCVPLLRESPVGETTEGSCGQTAGVLKLEHWQRIMELETRRRARLAAKKVSRGDSNSLSH